From Pseudanabaena sp. PCC 6802, one genomic window encodes:
- a CDS encoding cation:proton antiporter has protein sequence MVYSGLTVTPGSWSTVTSLFSHSHPLFLSAIAQASEPAEPDSSFVLAAVMLSLVVVYLASKVGGELSNRLGFPPVLGELVGGVLVGVSALHLLVFPDTGVDGSSSLIMQILLSTDGLSPEAVNPTFKATGEVISVLSDLGVIILLFEIGLESNLNELMKVGIQAILVAVVGVTVPFVAGTAGAMLIFGVPAIPAIFAGAALTATSIGITSKVLSELNQLTSKEGQIILGAAIADDIIGIVILAVVASLAKTGRVDVGNAIYLIVSSVLFIVGTLLLGKLVNTVFIALSERLKTRGALVVPAMIFALILSYIGAAVHLEAILGAFAAGLLLDETKEREELEELIKPVADLVVPIFFVSVGARTDIGVLNPAISANREGLVIAIFLITVAIVGKVVTGLAVFGQPGINRLAIGVGMIPRGEVGLVFAGVGTASGIISDALNAAIIMMVILTTFLAPPLLRFTFPEPQSEPVQDEGTPAQT, from the coding sequence ATGGTTTATTCAGGACTGACAGTGACTCCAGGTAGCTGGAGTACTGTCACCAGTCTTTTTAGTCACAGTCATCCCTTATTTCTGAGCGCGATCGCCCAAGCTTCGGAGCCAGCAGAACCAGATAGCTCCTTTGTCTTAGCTGCTGTAATGCTGAGTCTAGTGGTTGTCTACCTGGCCAGTAAGGTAGGTGGCGAGCTATCTAACCGTCTGGGTTTTCCGCCAGTGTTGGGCGAGTTGGTTGGTGGAGTGCTGGTTGGTGTTTCTGCCCTACATCTGTTGGTGTTCCCGGATACGGGGGTGGATGGCTCTAGTTCGCTGATTATGCAAATTCTGCTATCTACCGATGGTTTGAGTCCTGAAGCTGTCAACCCCACTTTTAAGGCTACGGGCGAGGTCATATCCGTACTGTCCGATTTGGGTGTAATTATTCTGCTGTTTGAAATTGGGCTGGAATCAAACTTGAACGAACTGATGAAGGTTGGCATCCAGGCGATTCTAGTAGCGGTGGTGGGGGTGACGGTGCCTTTTGTGGCTGGTACCGCTGGTGCGATGCTGATTTTTGGCGTACCTGCCATACCAGCAATTTTTGCGGGGGCGGCGCTCACGGCAACTAGTATTGGCATTACTTCTAAGGTGCTGTCCGAGTTAAACCAACTTACGTCTAAGGAAGGGCAGATTATTCTAGGTGCGGCGATCGCCGACGATATTATTGGCATTGTCATCCTGGCCGTAGTGGCGAGTCTGGCTAAGACTGGACGGGTGGATGTTGGTAATGCGATTTATTTAATCGTCAGTTCCGTGTTATTTATTGTGGGCACCCTCCTCCTGGGCAAGTTAGTAAATACTGTCTTTATCGCCCTTTCTGAGAGACTAAAAACACGCGGAGCTTTGGTAGTTCCGGCAATGATTTTTGCTTTGATCCTGTCCTATATTGGTGCTGCCGTGCACCTGGAGGCAATTTTAGGGGCATTTGCAGCGGGATTGTTACTGGACGAAACCAAGGAACGCGAGGAGTTAGAGGAATTAATTAAACCTGTAGCCGATCTGGTCGTACCGATTTTCTTCGTCTCAGTGGGAGCTAGAACCGATATTGGCGTGCTGAATCCAGCCATTTCAGCTAACCGTGAGGGTTTGGTAATTGCCATCTTCCTGATTACGGTGGCGATCGTGGGGAAAGTCGTCACTGGTTTAGCCGTATTCGGTCAACCGGGAATTAACCGCCTGGCGATCGGCGTGGGCATGATTCCCCGAGGTGAGGTGGGGTTGGTATTTGCAGGTGTCGGTACCGCCAGCGGCATTATTTCCGATGCGCTCAATGCCGCTATTATCATGATGGTGATTTTGACCACGTTCTTAGCCCCGCCGCTATTGCGGTTCACTTTCCCGGAGCCGCAATCCGAGCCGGTACAGGATGAGGGTACACCGGCCCAAACCTGA
- a CDS encoding DUF3685 domain-containing protein, with protein sequence MSNPFKLLLIDSDPVFRMGLQAWLQQFSDLEAIAEVETDTDALEMLAKQSASDKIDLAILDLGLEGSLDLCQAIAKQFPHLPILLLTSPQPVKLVSAALQAGVAGYCLKGTPATELENAIRTCAGGGKYLQDIRLRDRSLAASTADAADELEIVSVLAVLRHNLRKSGLRQIDRTLRGVKMHLAGAGTSIWDDIERIVLEGRQRELLATRWLVSHLLKSTLKTSPIANFDITSDSTPKSSYTQAVFKSAASTESTASEAQLARARLLQAEIFDRAAAKLQAGLSNLTDVLLEIDILREEQKRELLLIVLRHLEDVLVELRLSQVEPQQLLEQQAKILHDLWQASTISFFGKYYSVDRDRQSVVDVLLADAAIVQAEILAEIPQASELFSYLIFQTDLVIDNATYAAGTIEAAMRAESLLDNLAIEIANAVMQPLLNHFADVEAIKQKFYDYRLIATREIERFRNNLSWKYRLKKYVQVPQAIFESRYDLFVLASPGIKKHAIYAPRRQELTELGGIQLAVTLALELQDAIAPRLRSAVAFVGSGIVYVLTNIVGRGIGLIGRGILQGIGSAWQDSRPRKKS encoded by the coding sequence ATGAGTAATCCGTTTAAATTGCTGCTAATCGACAGCGATCCCGTATTTCGCATGGGATTGCAGGCCTGGTTGCAGCAATTTAGCGATCTCGAAGCGATCGCCGAGGTGGAAACCGATACTGATGCGCTAGAGATGCTCGCAAAGCAGTCAGCATCAGATAAGATCGATTTGGCGATCCTGGATCTGGGTTTAGAGGGCAGTTTGGATCTGTGCCAGGCGATCGCCAAGCAATTTCCCCATCTCCCCATCCTCTTGCTGACCTCACCGCAGCCAGTGAAGCTCGTGTCTGCCGCCTTGCAAGCTGGTGTGGCAGGCTATTGTCTCAAGGGCACGCCAGCTACAGAGTTGGAGAATGCCATTCGCACCTGCGCTGGCGGCGGTAAATATTTACAAGATATTCGATTGCGCGATCGCAGTTTGGCGGCAAGTACAGCGGATGCAGCAGACGAACTTGAAATCGTCAGCGTACTCGCGGTGCTGCGGCACAACCTGCGGAAATCGGGACTGAGGCAGATCGATCGAACTTTACGGGGTGTCAAAATGCATCTAGCAGGCGCAGGAACATCCATCTGGGATGATATCGAGCGCATAGTATTAGAAGGCAGGCAGAGGGAACTGTTGGCAACGCGCTGGCTGGTCTCTCATTTACTCAAATCAACACTGAAAACATCACCGATCGCTAATTTTGACATTACATCTGACTCCACACCCAAGTCGAGCTATACTCAGGCTGTATTTAAATCTGCTGCATCCACCGAATCTACAGCTAGCGAAGCACAACTCGCGCGCGCCAGACTACTACAGGCGGAAATCTTCGATCGCGCGGCAGCAAAATTACAAGCTGGCTTATCTAACTTAACTGATGTCCTGTTGGAAATCGATATCCTCAGAGAAGAACAAAAACGGGAGCTATTACTGATTGTCCTGCGCCACTTGGAAGATGTGTTGGTGGAGTTGCGACTCTCGCAAGTCGAGCCGCAGCAACTATTGGAACAGCAAGCAAAGATTCTCCACGATCTATGGCAAGCCAGTACGATTAGTTTCTTTGGTAAATACTACAGTGTCGATCGCGATCGCCAGTCGGTAGTGGATGTTTTACTCGCGGATGCCGCGATCGTGCAGGCGGAAATTCTAGCTGAGATTCCGCAAGCGAGCGAACTATTTTCCTATTTGATTTTCCAAACAGATTTAGTCATTGATAATGCTACCTATGCGGCTGGCACCATAGAGGCAGCCATGAGAGCAGAAAGCCTATTGGATAATCTCGCAATTGAGATTGCCAATGCGGTCATGCAACCGCTTTTAAATCACTTTGCGGATGTGGAAGCCATCAAGCAAAAGTTCTACGACTATCGCCTGATTGCTACCCGCGAAATCGAACGATTCCGCAATAATCTATCTTGGAAATACCGCCTCAAGAAATATGTTCAAGTGCCGCAAGCAATCTTTGAGAGCCGCTACGATTTATTCGTCCTCGCTAGTCCCGGCATCAAAAAGCACGCAATCTACGCGCCGCGCCGACAAGAGCTAACTGAGTTAGGCGGAATTCAACTCGCCGTGACATTGGCATTGGAACTCCAGGATGCGATCGCGCCGCGCTTGCGATCGGCAGTCGCTTTCGTTGGTAGCGGTATTGTCTACGTCCTCACCAATATCGTAGGGCGTGGCATCGGTCTGATTGGGCGCGGCATTTTGCAGGGTATTGGTAGTGCTTGGCAAGATAGTCGTCCCCGTAAAAAAAGCTGA